TGGTTACTTCCGATCCACAGAAACGCAAATTTTTGAATGGGATTCAGAGGTAGGTGAGACGCTGTTTTTTCAAATTGATGCGGTAGGAACAACCTGGAGCCATTCAACGAATAATACTGTAGAAATTTTAGATGATGACTTCATTGTTAACATCCCTTATGGTTTAGGAACTTATAGTGCTTATCAACTGGGCTTCTCAGATCCTGATGGACCTTGGAATATGTATGTTGTGCCGAACTTAGGCATTGTCCAAATGGATCTATTTGACGAAGACCCATCTCATATTCTAAAATTGAAAAATATTTCATCTGTTCCCATTCCCGGTGCAATCTGGCTCCTTGGTTCCGGCCTGATTGGGTTGGTAGGAATAAGGAGAAAGTTTAAAAACTAAACTGAAATGAGTTTTTTAAATGTAGAAAGGCAGGGTCTCATGGCTTTGCCTTTTTCTTTTATAGAAATAAAGATTACTTAATATAATATTGATGAATTCGCAAAAAGTCCCCAGACCGCCATACCGGCGAAAACCGGTATCCAGAACCGATTGAAATTGCTGGATGCCGGATCGAGTTCGGCATGACGAAACAGGTATAATAGGTGGCGGGGATAGTGCAGACGAAAAAAAAGCCATTAATTACTGTTCAAGATTTGACCTCGATTTTTCCCAATACGAGGTCATTGTTTTAACTATTCTCAGATGATAAGCGACGATAAATACCGGATGGAAAATATTTATTCAGGAAATCCGAAAGAAAAAGCCCAAGGATTTTGCGT
This is a stretch of genomic DNA from Pseudomonadota bacterium. It encodes these proteins:
- a CDS encoding VPLPA-CTERM sorting domain-containing protein, with amino-acid sequence MKKLSLFWCLGMICIVFWFAPSSEAALIWPMQVGQDWIYEANEYPGGEAMIDMHFYVSEEVMIGSQQNFHFGDGYFRSTETQIFEWDSEVGETLFFQIDAVGTTWSHSTNNTVEILDDDFIVNIPYGLGTYSAYQLGFSDPDGPWNMYVVPNLGIVQMDLFDEDPSHILKLKNISSVPIPGAIWLLGSGLIGLVGIRRKFKN